A part of Streptomyces sp. NBC_01210 genomic DNA contains:
- a CDS encoding TetR/AcrR family transcriptional regulator: MPRTALTRDEVLDSAAALVRQHGPQALTMRKLAAELGTAVTSIYWHVGNRESLLDALVERTVQEMGAIRPTGLTPAGRVVSVARRLRRELRDRPHLIAMVHERGLTERMFLPAQQALVHEVHAAGLRGARAAEAVRAVQFQVVGFVLVERNRERSPVQSPGEGELWEGAGAAEHDLALARALAQPADPEKLFTASVRALVSALLDD, translated from the coding sequence ATGCCGAGAACCGCCCTGACCCGCGACGAGGTCCTCGACTCGGCTGCCGCCCTCGTCAGGCAGCACGGCCCGCAGGCCCTGACGATGCGCAAGCTGGCCGCCGAGCTCGGCACCGCCGTCACCTCGATCTACTGGCATGTGGGCAATCGCGAGTCGCTGCTGGACGCGCTGGTCGAGCGCACGGTCCAGGAGATGGGCGCCATCCGGCCCACCGGCCTTACACCCGCCGGGCGCGTGGTCTCGGTCGCACGCAGGCTCCGCCGTGAGCTGCGGGACCGTCCTCATCTGATCGCGATGGTCCATGAACGGGGGCTCACCGAAAGGATGTTCCTGCCCGCACAGCAGGCGCTCGTCCATGAGGTGCACGCGGCCGGGCTGCGCGGGGCGCGCGCCGCCGAGGCCGTGCGCGCCGTGCAGTTCCAGGTCGTCGGCTTCGTACTCGTCGAGCGCAACCGCGAACGCTCGCCCGTCCAGTCGCCGGGCGAGGGCGAGTTGTGGGAGGGCGCCGGCGCGGCGGAACACGACCTCGCGCTGGCCCGCGCGCTGGCGCAACCCGCCGATCCGGAGAAGCTGTTCACCGCCTCGGTACGGGCGCTGGTGAGCGCCCTGCTGGACGACTGA
- a CDS encoding DEDDh family exonuclease: MLDDRTTAATVWPAAYPQGYAVVDVETTGLARDDRIISAAVYRLDARGNVEDHWYTLVNPERDPGPVWIHGLTSDVLEGAPLFGEIAGEFSERLDGRVLVAHNAIFDWSMIAREYARSERTAPTRQRLCTIALSKELRLPLPNHKLASLAAHFGVVQQRAHHALDDARVLAEAFRPSLHTAARDGVRLPLLECRPLTEWSDSPATPRIGYQASYGQSSWRPSRKRPPCPYPNPGRYEADKPLTQGMRVAFSGDTSVDRELLEDRAIEAGLHIASGVSRLTSLLVTNDPEASTSKTVKAKSYGTPVIDEAAFTQLLRDVAPAPASE; this comes from the coding sequence ATGCTCGACGACCGTACAACCGCAGCAACAGTGTGGCCGGCCGCGTACCCACAGGGGTACGCGGTCGTCGACGTGGAGACCACCGGACTCGCCCGCGACGACCGGATAATCTCCGCTGCGGTGTACCGCCTCGACGCCCGGGGCAATGTCGAGGACCACTGGTACACCCTGGTCAACCCGGAACGGGATCCGGGCCCGGTGTGGATCCACGGTCTGACCAGCGATGTGCTGGAGGGCGCCCCGCTCTTCGGCGAGATCGCGGGTGAGTTCTCCGAGCGGCTCGACGGCCGGGTCCTCGTCGCGCACAACGCCATCTTCGACTGGTCGATGATCGCCCGGGAGTACGCACGCTCGGAGCGGACCGCGCCCACCCGCCAGCGACTGTGCACCATCGCACTCTCCAAGGAGCTGCGGCTGCCGCTGCCCAACCACAAGCTGGCGTCGCTCGCCGCGCACTTCGGTGTCGTACAGCAGCGGGCGCACCACGCGCTCGACGACGCACGCGTGCTGGCCGAAGCGTTCCGGCCGAGTCTGCACACCGCGGCCCGCGACGGGGTGCGGCTGCCGCTGCTGGAGTGCCGCCCGCTGACCGAGTGGTCGGACTCCCCCGCCACCCCGCGAATCGGCTACCAGGCCTCGTACGGACAGAGCAGTTGGCGGCCCTCGCGCAAACGCCCGCCCTGCCCCTATCCCAACCCCGGGCGGTACGAGGCGGACAAGCCGCTCACGCAAGGCATGCGGGTGGCCTTCTCCGGCGACACCTCCGTCGACCGCGAGCTGTTGGAGGACCGGGCGATCGAGGCGGGGCTGCATATCGCCTCCGGCGTCTCCCGGCTGACCAGCCTGCTGGTGACCAACGATCCGGAGGCGTCGACCTCGAAGACCGTCAAGGCGAAGTCGTACGGCACACCGGTCATCGACGAGGCGGCCTTCACCCAGCTGTTGCGGGACGTGGCTCCGGCACCCGCATCGGAGTGA
- a CDS encoding SURF1 family cytochrome oxidase biogenesis protein: protein MYRFLLSRQWVILTLIALVLIPAMIELGFWQLHRHEHRVEQNTLISRNLKAKPVPVTELTFPGHTVPRTDYWRQVTATGTFDTAREVVVRRRTSADDRVGFHVLTPLVLADGRAVLVNRGWVSSAADQKSFPPVPAAPKGTVTVTGRLKADETTSASGIKDLSGLPPRQIMLINSAQQTKSLGRPVLGGYLEQSGPEPSGGNPELIPEPDHESIGPHMAYAVQWWLFAAAVPVGWVTLVRREKRDRQSAEAGSAPEPAPATA from the coding sequence GTGTACCGCTTCCTGTTGTCCCGGCAGTGGGTGATCCTCACCCTCATCGCCCTCGTCCTCATCCCCGCGATGATCGAGCTGGGCTTCTGGCAGCTTCACCGGCACGAGCACCGGGTCGAGCAGAACACCCTGATCTCGCGGAACCTCAAGGCGAAGCCCGTCCCCGTGACCGAGCTCACCTTCCCGGGGCACACCGTCCCGCGCACCGACTACTGGCGCCAGGTCACCGCCACCGGCACCTTCGACACCGCGCGCGAAGTCGTCGTACGCCGCCGCACGTCCGCCGACGACCGGGTCGGCTTCCATGTGCTGACCCCGCTGGTCCTGGCCGACGGGCGGGCGGTCCTGGTCAACCGTGGCTGGGTCTCGTCCGCCGCCGACCAGAAGTCCTTCCCGCCCGTACCCGCCGCGCCCAAGGGCACCGTGACCGTCACCGGCCGGCTCAAGGCCGACGAGACGACGAGTGCCAGCGGAATCAAGGACCTGTCCGGTCTGCCGCCCCGCCAGATCATGCTGATCAACAGCGCCCAGCAGACGAAGTCGCTGGGCCGGCCCGTCCTCGGCGGCTATCTGGAACAGAGCGGGCCCGAGCCCTCGGGCGGCAACCCGGAACTGATCCCCGAACCCGACCACGAGTCCATCGGCCCGCACATGGCGTACGCAGTCCAGTGGTGGCTGTTCGCCGCGGCCGTACCTGTCGGCTGGGTGACACTCGTACGCCGCGAGAAGCGCGACCGCCAGTCGGCCGAGGCCGGGAGCGCCCCGGAGCCGGCCCCCGCGACTGCTTAA
- a CDS encoding glycoside hydrolase family 15 protein, which yields MTQRIEDYALIGDLQTAALVGKDGSIDWLCLPRFDSPACFAALLGEEENGHWRIAPKGAGPCTRRSYVGESLVLESVWETRTGTVKVLDFMPQRDTAPDVIRIVEGVSGTVEMNATLRLRFDYGSVVPWMRRSDGHRVAIAGPDSIWLRSEPQVKTWGQQFSTRSSFTVGPGEKVAFVLTWHPSHEPRPRLVDPFDSLEQSLEDWTQWSSRCRSDSPYHEAVVRSLITLKALTFAPTGGIVAAPTTSLPEEIGGVRNWDYRFCWLRDSTLTLDALISAGYLDEAAAWRDWLLRAVAGDPADLQIMYGLAGERRLPETELPWLSGHEGSAPVRTGNAAVHQLQLDVYGEVIDSLHLGREAGLSAEEHAWNLQLSLLGFLESKWREPDEGLWEVRGARRHFVHSKVMSWVAADRAVRTLEQRPSLRGDVARWRAMRDEVHREVCEKGYDPVRNTFTQSYGSEELDAAALLIPRVGFLPPDDPRVIGTVDTVRAELGHDGLVRRYSTDNKAVDALPGGEGAFLACSFWLADALRMTGRVKEARELFERLLTLRNDVGLLAEEYDPVSGRQVGNFPQAFSHIGLVNTALALGGEDTAG from the coding sequence GTGACCCAACGTATCGAGGACTACGCGCTCATCGGCGATCTGCAGACCGCGGCGCTGGTCGGCAAAGACGGCTCCATCGACTGGCTGTGCCTGCCCCGCTTCGACTCTCCGGCCTGCTTCGCCGCGCTGCTCGGCGAAGAGGAGAACGGCCACTGGCGGATCGCCCCCAAAGGCGCGGGTCCGTGCACCCGCCGCAGCTACGTCGGTGAATCGCTCGTCCTGGAGTCGGTGTGGGAGACCCGGACCGGCACTGTGAAGGTCCTCGACTTCATGCCGCAGCGCGACACAGCGCCCGATGTCATCCGGATCGTGGAGGGCGTCAGCGGCACGGTCGAGATGAACGCGACCCTGCGGCTGCGTTTCGACTACGGCTCCGTCGTGCCGTGGATGCGGCGCTCGGACGGGCACCGGGTGGCGATCGCGGGCCCCGACTCCATATGGCTGCGCAGCGAGCCGCAGGTCAAGACCTGGGGACAGCAGTTCAGCACCCGCTCGTCGTTCACGGTCGGACCGGGCGAGAAGGTGGCGTTCGTCCTCACCTGGCATCCCTCGCACGAGCCGCGGCCAAGGCTCGTCGACCCGTTCGATTCGCTGGAGCAGAGCCTGGAGGACTGGACCCAGTGGTCCTCGCGCTGCCGGAGCGACAGCCCGTACCACGAGGCCGTCGTCCGCTCCCTGATCACCCTCAAGGCACTTACCTTCGCGCCGACCGGCGGGATCGTCGCCGCGCCCACCACGTCACTGCCGGAGGAGATCGGCGGCGTACGCAACTGGGACTACCGCTTCTGCTGGCTGCGTGACTCCACCCTCACGCTGGACGCGCTCATTTCGGCCGGCTACCTCGACGAGGCCGCGGCCTGGCGCGACTGGCTGCTGCGGGCAGTGGCCGGCGACCCCGCCGATCTGCAGATCATGTACGGGCTGGCCGGCGAGCGCCGGCTGCCCGAGACGGAACTGCCGTGGCTGAGCGGGCACGAGGGCTCCGCACCGGTCCGTACCGGCAACGCGGCCGTACACCAGCTGCAGCTCGATGTGTACGGAGAGGTCATCGACTCCCTCCATCTGGGGCGGGAGGCGGGCCTGTCCGCGGAGGAGCACGCCTGGAATCTGCAGCTCAGCCTGCTCGGCTTCCTGGAGTCGAAGTGGCGTGAGCCGGACGAGGGGCTGTGGGAAGTACGGGGCGCGCGCCGCCACTTCGTGCACTCCAAGGTGATGTCGTGGGTCGCGGCGGACCGTGCCGTACGGACCCTGGAGCAGCGCCCTTCGCTGCGCGGTGACGTGGCACGGTGGCGGGCGATGCGGGACGAGGTGCACCGGGAGGTGTGCGAGAAGGGGTACGACCCGGTACGGAACACCTTCACGCAGTCGTACGGCTCCGAGGAACTCGACGCCGCGGCGCTGCTGATCCCGCGGGTCGGCTTTCTGCCGCCCGACGATCCGCGGGTGATCGGGACGGTGGACACGGTACGGGCGGAGCTCGGCCACGACGGTCTGGTGCGCCGCTACAGCACGGACAACAAGGCGGTCGACGCGCTGCCGGGAGGCGAAGGGGCGTTCCTGGCCTGCTCGTTCTGGCTGGCGGACGCGCTGCGGATGACGGGCCGGGTGAAGGAGGCCAGGGAGCTCTTCGAGCGGCTGCTCACCCTGCGCAACGATGTCGGTCTGCTCGCCGAGGAGTACGACCCGGTGAGCGGGCGCCAGGTCGGGAACTTCCCTCAGGCCTTCAGTCATATCGGGCTGGTGAACACGGCCCTCGCACTGGGCGGGGAAGACACGGCAGGATAG
- a CDS encoding SDR family oxidoreductase → MDLGLKDRVYIVTGASRGLGHASARALVADGAKVVISGRGEKAVADAAAELGPNAVGLASDNAEPASAERLVAAARAQFGRLDGVLISVGGPAPGFAADNTDEQWEAAFQSVFLGAVRLARSAAAALGEGGVIGFVLSGSVHEPIPGLTISNGLRPGLAGFAKSLSDELGPRGIRVVGLLPARIDTDRVRELDALSGDAEAARTAHESRIPLRRYGTPEEFGNAAAFLLSPAASYLTGVMLPVDGGARHGF, encoded by the coding sequence ATGGATCTTGGACTGAAGGACCGCGTCTATATCGTCACGGGTGCGTCGCGGGGGCTGGGCCACGCGTCCGCCCGTGCGCTTGTCGCCGACGGCGCGAAGGTCGTCATCAGCGGGCGCGGCGAGAAGGCGGTCGCGGACGCCGCCGCGGAACTCGGCCCGAACGCCGTGGGTCTCGCCTCCGACAACGCCGAGCCGGCGTCGGCGGAGCGCCTCGTCGCGGCGGCGCGGGCACAATTCGGACGCCTCGACGGCGTACTGATCAGCGTGGGCGGCCCGGCACCGGGCTTCGCCGCGGACAATACGGACGAGCAGTGGGAGGCGGCCTTCCAGTCGGTCTTCCTGGGCGCGGTGCGCCTGGCCCGCAGCGCGGCGGCGGCGCTGGGCGAGGGCGGCGTCATCGGCTTCGTCCTGTCCGGCTCGGTCCATGAGCCGATCCCGGGGCTGACGATCTCCAACGGCCTCCGTCCGGGCCTGGCCGGTTTCGCCAAGTCCCTCTCGGACGAGCTGGGCCCGCGCGGCATCCGGGTCGTCGGCCTGCTGCCGGCCCGTATCGACACGGACCGGGTGCGCGAACTCGACGCGCTGTCGGGCGACGCGGAGGCGGCACGTACGGCGCACGAGTCCCGCATTCCGCTGCGGAGGTACGGCACCCCGGAGGAGTTCGGCAACGCCGCGGCGTTCCTGCTGTCGCCGGCGGCGTCGTACTTGACGGGAGTGATGCTCCCGGTGGACGGGGGCGCGCGACACGGGTTCTAG
- the amaP gene encoding alkaline shock response membrane anchor protein AmaP translates to MGAKLRVVNRVLLGLAGLVLLCVGGGVMAAGAGLSVPSWWPWDGRHDVLLSKADRYRWRDEGWWWPTVIAALAVLVLLAVWWLLAQLRRSRLAEVLVDSGDGEGALLRGRALEGVLEGEAKALDGVARARVSLTGRRSTPEARVDLLLEPHAAPVETLARLTDEAVAHARDSAGLASLPAEVRLRAAKHRAQRVS, encoded by the coding sequence ATGGGCGCAAAGCTGCGAGTGGTCAACCGGGTCCTGCTGGGCCTTGCCGGGCTGGTGCTGCTGTGCGTGGGTGGCGGGGTCATGGCGGCGGGGGCCGGGCTCTCCGTGCCGTCCTGGTGGCCCTGGGACGGGCGCCACGATGTGCTGCTGAGCAAGGCGGACCGGTACCGCTGGCGGGACGAGGGCTGGTGGTGGCCGACGGTCATCGCGGCGCTCGCGGTGCTGGTGCTGCTCGCCGTGTGGTGGCTGCTCGCCCAACTGCGGCGCTCCCGGCTGGCGGAAGTCCTGGTCGACAGCGGCGACGGCGAGGGCGCGCTGCTGCGGGGCCGCGCGCTGGAGGGCGTGCTGGAGGGCGAGGCGAAGGCCCTGGACGGGGTCGCCCGCGCCCGGGTGAGCCTGACCGGCCGCCGGAGCACGCCCGAGGCCCGGGTGGACCTGCTGCTGGAACCGCACGCGGCGCCCGTCGAGACGCTGGCGCGCCTCACGGACGAGGCGGTGGCACACGCACGGGACTCGGCGGGCCTGGCGTCGCTGCCGGCGGAGGTCCGCCTCAGGGCGGCGAAGCATCGGGCGCAACGGGTGAGTTGA
- a CDS encoding DUF6286 domain-containing protein: MSEPQSAPPVLDLDQSASAAAYEPVPVRDGEGGKAGRFWSVRRVPAGLLAVVVLGGAGLLLYDIAAVRADRPAMQWRRATAEHLAKWRLEEVGELACAGVVMLLGVGLIVLAVTPGLRALLPMRRDTPAVRAGLDRAAAALVLRDRAMEVSGVQSARVRMGRARVLVRAQSHFRELDDVRADLDSALATAIKELGLARPPALAVHVVRPPAKKR; the protein is encoded by the coding sequence ATGAGCGAGCCACAGTCCGCACCGCCCGTACTCGATCTGGACCAGTCCGCATCGGCAGCGGCGTACGAGCCGGTTCCGGTCAGGGACGGCGAAGGCGGCAAGGCCGGACGCTTCTGGTCCGTGCGCCGGGTTCCGGCCGGGCTGCTGGCGGTGGTGGTGCTCGGCGGTGCGGGTCTGCTGCTGTACGACATCGCGGCGGTACGGGCCGACCGCCCGGCCATGCAATGGCGCCGCGCCACCGCGGAGCATCTCGCGAAATGGCGGCTGGAGGAGGTGGGGGAGCTGGCGTGCGCGGGGGTCGTGATGCTCCTCGGCGTCGGTCTGATCGTCCTCGCTGTGACACCCGGACTGCGGGCGCTGCTGCCGATGCGCCGCGACACCCCTGCCGTACGCGCCGGTCTTGACCGGGCGGCCGCGGCGCTCGTGCTGCGGGACCGGGCGATGGAGGTCTCCGGGGTGCAGTCCGCACGCGTACGGATGGGACGCGCCAGGGTCTTGGTGCGGGCGCAGTCCCACTTCCGTGAACTCGACGACGTACGCGCCGATCTGGACTCGGCGCTGGCCACCGCCATCAAGGAACTCGGCCTCGCCAGGCCGCCGGCCCTGGCCGTGCATGTCGTCAGGCCGCCGGCGAAGAAGAGGTGA
- a CDS encoding Asp23/Gls24 family envelope stress response protein: protein MAAGGPPAGGRGSVAAAERGATTIADRVVAKIASQAAREALDGVPEGGSPPNATVTVHHDAARVRVSLELDYPSDIGAQCGAVRHRVVQRVKALAGMDVPEVAVLVERLHSAHSRSAAQGRIR from the coding sequence GTGGCCGCCGGGGGTCCCCCCGCCGGAGGCAGGGGGAGCGTCGCGGCCGCCGAGCGCGGCGCGACCACGATCGCCGACCGGGTCGTGGCGAAGATCGCCTCGCAGGCGGCGCGGGAAGCGCTCGACGGCGTACCGGAGGGCGGCTCACCACCCAACGCCACGGTGACGGTCCACCATGACGCCGCCCGGGTGCGGGTCAGCCTCGAACTCGACTATCCCTCCGACATCGGCGCTCAGTGCGGTGCCGTGCGTCATCGAGTCGTCCAGCGGGTAAAGGCGTTGGCGGGGATGGACGTGCCCGAGGTGGCCGTGCTGGTCGAGCGGCTGCACTCCGCCCACTCGCGCAGCGCGGCTCAGGGGAGGATCCGATGA
- a CDS encoding Asp23/Gls24 family envelope stress response protein: MNDTAQWNRSEAAGNDPSGSGEGLRKTPGIKRGGGDPASRGRTTIADGVVEKIAGLAAREVPGVHAMGSGFSRTLGAVRDRVPGGRSNVTRGVKAEVGEVQTALDIEIVVDYGVSITEVARAVRENVVSAVERMAGLEVVEVNIAVSDVKLPDEEEDEPEPRLQ, encoded by the coding sequence ATGAACGACACCGCTCAGTGGAACCGGTCCGAGGCCGCTGGTAACGATCCGTCGGGCTCGGGCGAAGGTCTCAGAAAGACGCCGGGGATCAAGCGCGGCGGCGGTGATCCCGCGTCCCGCGGCCGTACCACCATCGCCGACGGCGTGGTGGAGAAGATCGCCGGACTCGCGGCCCGCGAAGTGCCCGGTGTCCATGCGATGGGCAGCGGCTTCTCCCGTACCCTCGGCGCGGTCCGCGACCGTGTGCCCGGCGGCAGGTCCAATGTCACCCGAGGCGTGAAGGCCGAGGTCGGCGAGGTGCAGACGGCCCTCGACATCGAGATCGTCGTCGACTACGGCGTCTCCATCACCGAAGTCGCCCGCGCGGTCCGCGAGAACGTCGTCTCGGCGGTCGAGCGGATGGCAGGTCTCGAGGTCGTCGAGGTCAATATCGCGGTCAGCGATGTGAAACTGCCCGATGAAGAAGAGGACGAGCCGGAGCCGCGTCTCCAGTAG
- a CDS encoding enoyl-CoA hydratase/isomerase family protein — protein MASLDSVLDKDGVRLTVEDAVATVTLTNPDKRNAQSPALWRALAQAGRSLPGNVRVVVLRGEGKSFSAGLDRQAFTPEGFDGEPSFLDLARGSDEELDAVIAEYQEAFTWWRRSDVVTIAAVQGHAIGAGFQLALACDLRVVAQDVQFAMRETSLGLVPDLTGTHPLVSLVGYARALEICATGRFVHADEAERTGLANLVVSADELDGAVRDLASALLAAPRDAVIETKALLQGAGTRSYEDQRTAERAAQARRLRDLAGLAD, from the coding sequence ATGGCTTCGCTCGACTCTGTGCTCGACAAGGACGGCGTACGGCTCACCGTCGAGGACGCGGTTGCCACGGTAACCCTGACCAACCCGGACAAGCGCAACGCCCAATCTCCCGCTCTGTGGCGGGCGTTGGCGCAAGCGGGGCGGTCACTGCCGGGCAATGTGCGGGTCGTGGTGCTGCGCGGCGAAGGCAAGTCCTTCTCCGCCGGTCTCGACCGGCAGGCGTTCACGCCTGAGGGCTTCGACGGCGAGCCGTCCTTCCTCGACCTCGCACGGGGCTCCGACGAGGAGCTCGACGCGGTCATCGCCGAGTACCAGGAAGCGTTCACCTGGTGGCGCCGTAGCGACGTCGTGACGATCGCGGCCGTCCAGGGCCATGCGATCGGAGCCGGCTTCCAGCTCGCCCTCGCCTGCGACCTCCGGGTCGTCGCGCAGGACGTGCAGTTCGCTATGCGCGAGACCAGCCTCGGGCTCGTCCCGGACCTCACGGGCACGCACCCGCTGGTGTCGCTCGTCGGCTACGCCCGCGCGCTGGAGATCTGCGCGACCGGCCGTTTCGTCCACGCGGACGAGGCGGAGCGTACCGGTCTCGCCAACCTCGTCGTGTCCGCTGATGAACTGGACGGTGCCGTACGGGACCTGGCGTCCGCACTGCTGGCGGCGCCGCGGGACGCGGTGATCGAGACGAAGGCGCTGCTGCAGGGTGCGGGCACCCGCTCGTACGAGGACCAGCGCACCGCGGAGCGCGCGGCGCAGGCGCGCCGCCTGCGCGACCTGGCGGGCCTTGCGGACTGA
- a CDS encoding helix-turn-helix domain-containing protein, protein MAETLKKGSRVTGAARDKLAADLKKKYDSGASIRALAEETGRSYGFVHRMLSESGVTLRGRGGATRGKKAASA, encoded by the coding sequence GTGGCCGAGACTCTGAAGAAGGGCAGCCGGGTTACCGGCGCCGCGCGTGACAAGCTCGCGGCAGACCTGAAGAAGAAGTACGACTCCGGTGCGAGCATCCGGGCGTTGGCCGAAGAGACAGGCCGCTCCTATGGATTCGTCCACCGGATGCTCAGCGAGTCCGGAGTCACGCTGCGGGGACGCGGCGGAGCGACGCGAGGCAAGAAGGCCGCCTCGGCCTGA
- the abc-f gene encoding ribosomal protection-like ABC-F family protein, giving the protein MITASGIELRAGARVLIESASFRIAKGDRIGLVGRNGAGKTTLTKCLAGEGIPAAGTIARSGEVGYLPQDPRTGDLDTLARDRILSARELDSVLKKMRENEERMANGKGATREKAMKKYERLETEFLTKGGYAAEAEAATIAAALGLPDRVLGQPLHTLSGGQRRRVELARILFSDADTLLLDEPTNHLDADSIVWLREYLKSYRGGFIVISHDVDLVETVVNKVFYLDANRSQIDVYNMGWKLYQQQREADEKRRKRERQNAEKKAAALNFQADKMRAKATKTVAAQNMAKRAERLLSGLEAVRVSDKVAKLRFPDPAPCGKTPLTAESLSKSYGSLEIFTDVDLAIDKGSRVVILGLNGAGKTTLLRLLAGVERPDTGEVTPGHGLKLGYYAQEHETLDPDRTVLENMRSSAPDLDLVAVRKTLGSFLFSGDDVDKPAGVLSGGEKTRLALATLVVSSANVLLLDEPTNNLDPASREEILGALRTYKGAVILVTHDEGAVEALEPERIILLPDGVEDLWGADYADLVALA; this is encoded by the coding sequence GAGCGGGCAAGACCACGCTCACCAAGTGCCTCGCGGGTGAGGGCATCCCCGCCGCCGGCACCATCGCCCGCTCCGGCGAGGTCGGCTACCTCCCGCAGGACCCGCGTACCGGCGACCTCGACACCCTCGCCCGCGACCGCATCCTCTCCGCCCGGGAGCTCGACTCCGTACTGAAGAAGATGCGGGAGAACGAGGAGCGGATGGCGAACGGCAAGGGCGCCACCCGCGAGAAGGCGATGAAGAAGTACGAGCGCCTGGAGACGGAGTTCCTGACCAAGGGCGGTTACGCCGCCGAGGCCGAGGCCGCCACCATCGCCGCCGCGCTCGGACTGCCCGACCGGGTGCTCGGTCAGCCGCTGCATACGCTCTCCGGCGGTCAGCGCCGCCGCGTCGAGCTCGCGCGCATCCTCTTCTCGGACGCCGACACCCTGCTCCTCGACGAGCCCACCAACCACCTCGACGCCGACTCGATCGTCTGGCTCCGTGAGTACCTGAAGTCCTACCGCGGCGGCTTCATCGTGATCTCCCACGATGTCGACCTCGTCGAGACGGTCGTCAACAAGGTCTTCTACCTGGACGCCAACCGCTCGCAGATCGATGTCTACAACATGGGCTGGAAGCTCTACCAGCAGCAGCGCGAGGCCGACGAGAAGCGCCGCAAGCGCGAGCGCCAGAACGCCGAGAAGAAGGCCGCGGCCCTCAACTTCCAGGCCGACAAGATGCGCGCCAAGGCCACCAAGACCGTCGCCGCGCAGAACATGGCCAAGCGCGCCGAGCGGCTGCTGTCCGGTCTGGAAGCGGTACGTGTCTCCGACAAGGTCGCCAAGCTGCGCTTCCCCGATCCCGCACCCTGCGGCAAGACCCCGCTGACCGCGGAGAGCCTGTCCAAGTCGTACGGCTCACTCGAGATCTTCACCGATGTGGACCTCGCCATCGACAAGGGCTCGCGCGTCGTCATCCTCGGCCTCAACGGCGCGGGCAAGACGACACTGCTGCGGCTGCTCGCGGGCGTGGAGCGGCCGGACACCGGAGAGGTCACCCCGGGTCACGGTCTCAAGCTCGGCTACTACGCACAGGAGCACGAGACGCTCGACCCGGACCGCACGGTCCTGGAGAACATGCGCTCCTCCGCGCCCGACCTCGACCTCGTCGCGGTGCGCAAGACGCTCGGTTCCTTCCTCTTCTCCGGTGACGACGTCGACAAGCCGGCCGGGGTGCTCTCCGGCGGTGAGAAGACCCGTCTCGCGCTGGCCACCCTGGTCGTCTCGTCCGCGAACGTCCTGCTTCTCGACGAGCCCACGAACAACCTCGACCCGGCCAGCCGCGAGGAGATCCTCGGCGCGCTGCGCACCTACAAGGGCGCCGTCATCCTCGTCACGCACGACGAGGGCGCGGTCGAGGCGCTGGAGCCGGAGCGGATCATCCTGCTGCCGGACGGGGTCGAGGATCTGTGGGGCGCGGACTACGCGGACCTGGTGGCGCTCGCCTGA